One stretch of uncultured Desulfovibrio sp. DNA includes these proteins:
- a CDS encoding division/cell wall cluster transcriptional repressor MraZ: MGHKWEKVVTSSKKWEKVKKLFTKSLSRSLDPKGRLMLPPEYREGLCADGGSGVFWLTAFYGRLVAYLPADWDMVTEQLGSIPMPSPRLSHFKTKVMGLAQELEPDAQGRVRIPQVLMREAGLHKDAMLVGMLNKFEIWDQERFNALQLEDVSDELSGLGITLSL, encoded by the coding sequence ATGGGGCATAAGTGGGAAAAAGTGGTAACAAGTAGTAAGAAGTGGGAAAAAGTGAAAAAACTGTTCACAAAAAGCCTTTCCCGCAGCCTGGACCCCAAGGGGCGCCTCATGCTGCCGCCGGAATACCGCGAAGGACTCTGCGCGGACGGCGGCTCTGGGGTGTTTTGGCTTACTGCTTTTTACGGACGCCTGGTGGCCTATCTGCCCGCCGACTGGGACATGGTTACAGAACAGCTTGGCAGCATCCCCATGCCTTCACCCAGGCTTTCGCACTTCAAAACAAAGGTTATGGGCCTTGCCCAGGAACTTGAACCTGACGCCCAGGGGCGAGTGCGCATTCCGCAGGTGCTGATGCGCGAGGCGGGCTTGCATAAGGATGCAATGCTTGTGGGCATGCTGAACAAATTTGAAATCTGGGATCAGGAACGCTTCAACGCCCTCCAGCTTGAGGATGTGTCCGACGAGCTTTCCGGGCTTGGCATAACTCTCAGTCTATAG
- a CDS encoding penicillin-binding transpeptidase domain-containing protein, which translates to MFKLSSRKRNVSSSGPVRATKPQITRNLVSSGKGATSPAWMGNVDWGRARIKIVVSIFCMLWVGLWARAWYLQMMEGPRLAERARRQHTATELVTGRRGMIFDRNGQVLARSVEAKSIYARPQDITDFQAMANTLGPILGMEPQKLYDDLAQTKRRFVWLKRKVDDYTAEAVRKANITGIGLSKEYDRVYPFKHMAGQLLGFVGLDDKGLEGIERSLDARLGCIPTRQIVQRDAMGRRFYLHEEGQSEPVGQDLTLTIDMQIQFFVEEAVARTVREYDARWGGALVVDVASGEIMAWAQYPFFNPNNYKDFSPLVYRNRLAADALEPGSTFKPFVMAAAIQERKVTPNTLIDCEGGKWVTKNFTIRDTSRQGILPAAKVLRYSSNIGMAKIGLSMGAPTFYKYMHALGFGQRTGVPVSESRGILRAPRDWSEVDIMSTSFGQSISVTGLQMAQGYLTLLNNGVYKPLRLTREDGVVDEVRPRIYSETAVREVMHMMRDVVEEHDGTGKRARVDGIDVGGKTGTAQKADHRSGTYGSKRLASFVGFFPADKPKYFVMVMVDEPSRNQYGGVVAAPVFKEVASRMVSYTGMFNETKVAEADKKASEGEGPATKTRQRGLKLAALEVPYATDSRKLAPPQQAEGMRLPGHLAKASSRVPDVMGKSVRNAVELFARAGVVPELKGSGSRVVKQTPAPGVAWPEEGKDIEYILWLSER; encoded by the coding sequence ATGTTCAAACTCAGCTCTCGCAAACGCAATGTCTCCAGCTCTGGCCCTGTCCGTGCCACCAAGCCGCAGATCACCCGCAACCTTGTCTCTTCGGGCAAGGGTGCGACTTCTCCGGCCTGGATGGGTAATGTGGACTGGGGCCGCGCCCGCATCAAGATAGTTGTCAGCATCTTCTGCATGCTGTGGGTCGGGCTGTGGGCGCGCGCATGGTATCTCCAGATGATGGAGGGGCCGCGCCTTGCAGAGCGCGCGCGTCGGCAGCATACGGCAACGGAGCTGGTTACCGGGCGTCGCGGCATGATCTTTGACCGCAACGGTCAGGTGCTGGCCCGCAGTGTGGAAGCAAAATCCATTTACGCCCGCCCGCAGGACATCACCGATTTTCAGGCCATGGCCAACACCCTTGGCCCCATTCTGGGCATGGAGCCGCAGAAGCTTTATGACGACCTGGCGCAGACCAAGCGCCGTTTTGTCTGGCTGAAGCGCAAGGTGGACGACTATACCGCCGAGGCCGTGCGCAAGGCCAACATTACCGGCATAGGCCTGAGCAAGGAATATGACCGCGTTTATCCCTTCAAGCACATGGCGGGGCAGCTTTTGGGCTTTGTGGGCCTTGACGACAAGGGGCTTGAAGGCATCGAGCGCTCGCTCGATGCGCGTCTTGGCTGCATTCCCACGCGCCAGATTGTGCAGCGCGATGCCATGGGCCGCCGTTTTTATCTGCACGAAGAAGGGCAGAGCGAACCGGTGGGGCAGGATCTGACCCTCACCATCGACATGCAGATTCAGTTTTTTGTTGAAGAAGCCGTGGCGCGTACCGTGCGGGAATACGATGCCCGCTGGGGCGGGGCGCTGGTGGTGGATGTGGCCTCGGGCGAAATTATGGCCTGGGCGCAGTATCCTTTCTTCAATCCTAACAACTACAAGGATTTTTCGCCGCTTGTTTACCGCAACAGGCTGGCTGCCGATGCTCTGGAACCGGGTTCCACATTCAAGCCCTTTGTGATGGCTGCCGCCATTCAGGAACGCAAGGTCACGCCCAACACCCTCATCGACTGCGAAGGCGGCAAGTGGGTGACCAAAAACTTCACCATCCGCGATACTTCGCGTCAGGGAATATTGCCTGCGGCCAAGGTGCTGCGCTATTCGTCCAACATCGGCATGGCCAAGATCGGCCTGTCCATGGGCGCTCCTACCTTCTACAAATATATGCATGCGTTGGGCTTTGGACAGCGCACGGGCGTACCTGTGTCTGAAAGCCGTGGCATCCTGCGCGCCCCGCGCGACTGGAGCGAAGTGGACATCATGTCCACCTCGTTTGGTCAGAGTATTTCGGTGACGGGCCTTCAGATGGCGCAGGGCTACCTGACCCTGCTCAACAATGGCGTGTACAAGCCCCTGCGCCTCACGCGCGAAGACGGCGTGGTGGATGAGGTGCGCCCCCGTATTTATTCTGAAACCGCTGTGCGCGAAGTCATGCACATGATGCGCGATGTTGTTGAAGAACATGATGGTACAGGCAAGCGCGCACGTGTAGACGGCATTGACGTTGGCGGCAAGACCGGTACAGCCCAGAAGGCCGACCACAGGTCGGGCACATACGGCAGCAAGCGTCTCGCTTCGTTCGTGGGCTTTTTCCCGGCAGACAAGCCCAAGTATTTTGTGATGGTCATGGTTGATGAACCTTCACGTAACCAGTACGGCGGCGTGGTGGCAGCACCCGTGTTCAAGGAAGTTGCCTCCCGCATGGTGTCGTATACGGGCATGTTTAACGAAACCAAGGTGGCGGAAGCGGATAAAAAAGCCTCCGAGGGTGAAGGCCCGGCCACCAAGACCCGTCAACGCGGTCTCAAGCTTGCCGCGCTGGAGGTTCCCTATGCCACCGACTCCAGAAAGCTGGCCCCGCCGCAGCAGGCCGAAGGCATGCGCTTGCCTGGGCATCTGGCCAAGGCCAGCAGCCGGGTGCCGGACGTGATGGGCAAATCTGTGCGCAATGCGGTTGAACTGTTTGCCCGCGCAGGTGTTGTGCCTGAACTCAAAGGATCCGGCAGCAGGGTGGTCAAACAGACCCCTGCCCCCGGAGTGGCCTGGCCTGAAGAAGGCAAGGACATCGAATATATTCTCTGGCTTTCCGAACGGTAA
- the rsmH gene encoding 16S rRNA (cytosine(1402)-N(4))-methyltransferase RsmH, with protein sequence MTEILDNIAGPVRHVPVLPAETLEALSPSAGGRYLDGTLGMGGHASAVLGTASDIELCGLDRDEDAMALARQRLAPFGNRAHIFHCNYSNFPDALAELGWDKVDGALLDIGVSSLQLDEAERGFSFHGDGPLDMRMDQNSGQPSAWHWVNRESFARLKECIAMLGEEPQAGRIARVIVESRQKASIDTTAELAALVEKAYPAAWRAKARRHPATRTFQALRMAVNDELGELRRFLDNILAYLPIGGRLAIIAFHSLEDRMVKQAMRHWAEGCRCPRHVPVCVCNHQPEVRILFKKPVTASPEELAVNPRSSSAKLRAVEKIAEGTGS encoded by the coding sequence ATGACGGAAATTTTGGATAACATTGCTGGACCCGTGCGGCACGTGCCGGTGCTCCCGGCAGAAACGTTGGAGGCTCTTTCGCCCAGCGCCGGGGGCCGTTATCTGGACGGCACTCTGGGAATGGGCGGTCATGCCTCGGCAGTGCTCGGCACCGCCAGCGACATTGAACTGTGCGGCCTTGACCGGGATGAAGACGCCATGGCTCTTGCGCGTCAGCGGCTGGCCCCTTTTGGCAACCGCGCTCACATTTTTCATTGCAATTACAGCAATTTTCCCGATGCGCTGGCAGAACTGGGTTGGGACAAGGTGGACGGTGCGCTGCTGGATATCGGCGTGTCTTCGCTTCAGCTTGACGAAGCCGAACGCGGTTTCAGCTTTCACGGCGATGGCCCGCTCGATATGCGCATGGATCAGAATTCCGGCCAGCCATCGGCCTGGCACTGGGTCAACCGCGAGAGTTTTGCCAGGCTCAAGGAATGCATAGCCATGCTGGGCGAAGAACCACAGGCCGGGCGCATTGCCCGCGTTATTGTGGAATCGCGCCAGAAGGCCAGCATAGACACCACCGCAGAACTGGCAGCCCTGGTGGAAAAGGCCTACCCCGCGGCATGGCGGGCCAAGGCCCGTCGGCATCCGGCCACGCGCACCTTTCAGGCCTTGCGCATGGCCGTCAACGACGAACTGGGCGAATTGCGGCGTTTTCTTGATAACATACTGGCATATCTGCCCATTGGTGGCAGACTCGCCATTATTGCGTTTCATTCGCTTGAAGACCGCATGGTCAAACAGGCCATGCGCCATTGGGCAGAGGGCTGCCGCTGCCCGCGTCATGTGCCGGTATGCGTGTGCAATCATCAGCCTGAAGTGCGCATCCTGTTCAAAAAGCCCGTGACAGCCTCACCCGAAGAACTGGCCGTCAACCCTCGCTCCAGCAGCGCCAAGCTGCGCGCTGTGGAAAAAATAGCCGAGGGCACCGGATCATGA
- a CDS encoding UDP-N-acetylmuramoyl-L-alanyl-D-glutamate--2,6-diaminopimelate ligase, which yields MEREFATLLEQCRRGGIEVRVDSRQVNSGDIFVAVPGVNEDGARFIPAAVAAGASIVVCRPGGAEEAAALAGGCRVVHHSDPREALWRLAEARWRTSELPLKIVGVTGTNGKTTCSYLLEQLFAQAGHKLGVMGTVSYRWPGHAEAAPLTTPDALSVHAMLAAMAKAGVDVAVMEVSSHAIDQQRVCGVPFSGAAFTNLTQDHLDYHKSMESYFQVKARLFLELPRPDKAMAVNADDPWGRRLLELCPTALSFGLQKGALNKRHLWGELLSAGTEGCHMRMHLEGSKWELRSPLVGAFNASNLLAVQAVALEMGIEPDAFKSLESFTGVSGRLERVENPQGLNVFVDYAHTPDALENVLQALRGAGFKRVVTVFGCGGNRDRTKRPLMGEAVARWSDVAVLTSDNPRFEEPEAILQDVLPGLKSAREVVVEVDRRAATIKALKMLGKDDALLIAGKGHEDYQIIQGVKHHYSDQEVVREFLHCD from the coding sequence ATGGAACGGGAATTTGCAACCCTTCTTGAACAGTGCAGACGCGGCGGTATTGAAGTGCGCGTCGATTCTCGTCAGGTCAATTCCGGCGATATCTTTGTTGCCGTGCCTGGCGTTAACGAAGACGGGGCGCGTTTTATTCCCGCCGCAGTAGCCGCAGGGGCTTCCATTGTCGTTTGCCGCCCCGGCGGAGCGGAAGAAGCCGCTGCACTTGCTGGCGGCTGTCGCGTTGTGCATCATTCCGACCCGCGTGAGGCGCTCTGGCGTCTGGCAGAGGCCCGCTGGCGCACCAGCGAGCTGCCGCTCAAGATCGTGGGCGTTACAGGCACCAACGGCAAGACCACCTGCTCCTATCTGCTCGAGCAGCTCTTTGCGCAGGCTGGGCACAAGCTTGGCGTCATGGGCACGGTCAGCTACCGCTGGCCCGGTCATGCGGAAGCCGCACCCCTCACTACGCCCGATGCCCTGAGCGTGCACGCCATGCTGGCCGCCATGGCCAAGGCGGGCGTGGATGTGGCGGTGATGGAAGTGTCCTCCCACGCCATTGATCAGCAGCGCGTCTGCGGCGTGCCGTTTTCCGGCGCAGCCTTTACCAATCTGACGCAGGATCATCTGGATTATCACAAGAGCATGGAAAGCTACTTCCAGGTCAAGGCCCGCCTGTTCCTGGAGCTGCCCCGGCCCGACAAGGCCATGGCTGTCAACGCCGATGACCCCTGGGGCCGCCGCCTGCTGGAACTGTGCCCCACGGCGCTTTCCTTTGGCTTGCAGAAAGGCGCGCTGAACAAGCGTCACCTCTGGGGTGAGCTGCTTTCTGCCGGAACGGAGGGCTGCCACATGCGCATGCATCTTGAGGGCAGCAAGTGGGAACTTCGCTCGCCGTTGGTGGGCGCGTTCAACGCCTCCAATCTGCTGGCCGTGCAGGCTGTTGCCCTTGAAATGGGCATAGAGCCAGATGCTTTCAAATCTCTTGAAAGTTTTACGGGCGTGAGCGGGCGGCTTGAACGTGTGGAAAATCCCCAAGGATTAAATGTATTTGTCGACTATGCCCACACGCCGGACGCGCTGGAAAACGTTTTGCAGGCCCTGCGGGGGGCTGGATTCAAACGCGTTGTTACTGTATTTGGCTGCGGCGGCAATCGTGACCGCACCAAGCGCCCCCTCATGGGCGAGGCTGTTGCCCGCTGGTCTGACGTGGCAGTGCTGACCTCTGACAACCCGCGTTTTGAAGAGCCGGAAGCCATTTTGCAGGATGTTCTGCCTGGTTTGAAATCCGCCCGCGAAGTTGTGGTTGAGGTTGACCGCCGCGCCGCTACCATCAAGGCGCTGAAAATGCTCGGCAAGGACGATGCATTGCTTATTGCAGGCAAAGGCCATGAGGATTATCAGATCATCCAGGGTGTCAAACACCACTATAGCGACCAGGAAGTAGTTAGGGAGTTTCTTCATTGCGACTGA